One window of Phycisphaeraceae bacterium genomic DNA carries:
- a CDS encoding N-6 DNA methylase translates to MVLRAALKTLGDSYESDLSIPRHLTDLPESLSDELLSLAEASLLAQRDAEEPLAFRMGRMYQQLMEWTVGPDLEPLRIGRRERRAVGAFYTPLHLVDRVADLALGALSDSRGTPSGIIRVCDPACGSGNFLTRMSAKLSAAGCEFCVEGCDIDPIACWIARSALMMERVCPQDAIKVRCGDSLVGVLDGCEHDPERASAAANTPLQWADRHDIVIGNPPFLGQLARGTARSRSLAQYLRHASRGVITGYADSAAAFVWRAVMLCRPQGIIAIIVPRSLLASRDAAPLRRFVGEHAKVLGIEPIDDVAFDAGVQPCVLLLRRCDTEEKVLADANASGIWSMNDVATIDRRTLDSAPTLSSICSATADFRDAYYGLAPFILEDESGALDDSRFPRLITSGMIEPGRTLWGIKQCRIFKRFWLRPRIDLHALQADETMAAWARKRLVPKILVATQTRSIECVADESGRWLPVTPVISVYPREGVPLARIMHSLCSPQASLTASIIAQGTGMSASVFRLTARQIGQIPLIE, encoded by the coding sequence ATGGTGCTCCGTGCCGCTCTGAAGACGCTCGGAGATTCATACGAGTCCGATCTCTCGATCCCGCGGCATCTCACAGACCTGCCGGAATCTCTGAGCGACGAGTTGCTCTCTCTGGCAGAGGCAAGTCTGCTCGCCCAGCGCGATGCTGAAGAACCGCTCGCCTTCCGCATGGGCAGGATGTACCAGCAGCTCATGGAATGGACCGTTGGTCCCGATCTGGAGCCGCTCCGCATCGGACGGCGTGAACGCCGCGCGGTCGGCGCGTTCTACACGCCTCTGCATCTCGTCGATCGTGTGGCCGATCTCGCGCTCGGTGCCTTGTCTGATTCCAGAGGCACACCCAGTGGCATCATCCGCGTCTGCGATCCCGCGTGCGGTTCCGGCAACTTCCTCACGCGCATGAGTGCCAAGCTCTCCGCTGCCGGCTGCGAGTTCTGTGTCGAGGGGTGCGACATCGACCCGATCGCATGCTGGATCGCGCGGTCCGCGCTCATGATGGAACGCGTCTGCCCTCAGGATGCGATCAAAGTACGGTGCGGCGACTCGCTCGTCGGCGTACTCGATGGATGCGAGCACGATCCGGAACGGGCGAGCGCGGCCGCGAACACGCCGCTCCAGTGGGCCGACCGACATGATATCGTGATCGGCAATCCACCCTTCCTCGGCCAACTCGCCCGAGGGACAGCGCGATCGCGTTCCCTTGCACAATACTTGAGGCATGCATCGAGAGGGGTTATCACGGGCTACGCCGATTCCGCCGCGGCGTTCGTCTGGAGAGCCGTCATGCTCTGCCGACCCCAGGGCATCATCGCGATCATCGTGCCCCGCTCGCTGCTCGCCTCACGCGATGCCGCGCCGCTGCGACGCTTTGTCGGGGAACACGCCAAAGTACTCGGCATCGAGCCGATCGACGATGTCGCGTTCGATGCGGGTGTGCAACCCTGCGTCCTGCTTCTCCGGCGGTGCGACACAGAAGAGAAGGTCTTGGCCGATGCGAACGCGTCCGGCATCTGGTCGATGAACGATGTCGCCACGATCGACCGACGCACGCTCGATTCCGCTCCGACTCTATCCTCGATCTGCTCCGCAACAGCCGACTTCCGCGACGCCTACTACGGGCTCGCGCCGTTCATCTTGGAAGACGAGAGCGGAGCCCTCGACGATTCACGCTTCCCTCGCCTCATCACCAGCGGCATGATCGAGCCGGGGCGAACCCTCTGGGGAATCAAACAGTGCCGCATCTTCAAGCGATTCTGGCTCCGACCGCGAATCGATCTGCACGCCCTCCAGGCCGACGAGACGATGGCCGCATGGGCTCGGAAACGACTCGTTCCAAAGATCCTCGTCGCGACGCAGACCAGAAGCATCGAGTGCGTTGCCGATGAATCAGGTCGCTGGCTCCCGGTCACGCCCGTGATCTCGGTCTATCCCAGAGAGGGCGTCCCGCTCGCGCGGATCATGCACTCACTCTGTTCGCCCCAGGCGAGTCTCACAGCGTCCATCATCGCACAAGGCACGGGCATGTCGGCGAGCGTCTTCCGATTGACCGCCCGACAGATCGGGCAGATACCCCTTATCGAGTAG
- a CDS encoding zinc-binding dehydrogenase, protein MHALVITKQGNPVAPSIRYQTDWPDLPPPPPDWANIRTLASAFNHMDLWVGKGVPGLNLTYPRVSGCDACGIVEAVGPGVDPAWIGKRVIVNAATVLPEPSRPGDPPATTLAPLYELIGEHHNGMHAQRFAIPAANMADVGEANPIQAAGFGLCALTAYSMIITKGGLKPGQSVLITGIGGGVATSALAIARHLGCPIAVTSRHQWKLDKARELGAALCILDQGQDWSKDVRKWTEKRGVDMAVDSAGKATHLNCIKSLARGGTYVTPGCTSGPDATTDLARIFWNQLRILGSTMGSNHEFKEIVALFNSGALRPAIDQVFDARDGIRAYERIEAGEQFGKIVLRWE, encoded by the coding sequence ATGCACGCACTCGTCATCACGAAGCAAGGCAATCCCGTCGCACCCAGCATCCGCTATCAGACCGACTGGCCCGATCTCCCGCCGCCGCCCCCCGATTGGGCGAACATCCGAACCCTCGCCAGCGCGTTCAACCACATGGACCTGTGGGTCGGCAAAGGCGTCCCAGGGCTCAACCTCACCTATCCGCGCGTCAGCGGCTGCGACGCGTGCGGCATCGTCGAGGCCGTGGGTCCCGGAGTTGATCCCGCATGGATCGGCAAGCGAGTGATCGTCAACGCCGCGACCGTGCTGCCCGAGCCGAGCCGCCCCGGCGATCCCCCCGCGACAACACTCGCGCCGCTCTACGAACTGATCGGCGAGCATCACAACGGCATGCACGCCCAGCGATTCGCCATCCCCGCAGCGAACATGGCCGATGTCGGCGAGGCGAACCCCATCCAAGCCGCGGGCTTCGGGCTCTGTGCCCTCACCGCGTACTCAATGATCATCACCAAGGGCGGACTCAAGCCCGGACAGAGCGTGCTCATCACGGGCATCGGAGGCGGCGTCGCAACCAGTGCGCTCGCAATCGCTCGCCACCTGGGTTGTCCCATCGCAGTCACCAGCCGCCACCAGTGGAAACTCGACAAAGCCAGAGAACTCGGCGCGGCGCTCTGCATACTCGACCAGGGACAAGACTGGTCGAAAGACGTGCGGAAGTGGACCGAAAAGAGAGGCGTCGACATGGCGGTCGACTCCGCGGGCAAGGCCACGCACCTGAACTGCATCAAGTCCCTCGCGCGAGGCGGCACGTACGTCACGCCCGGATGCACCAGCGGACCCGATGCAACCACCGACCTCGCAAGAATCTTCTGGAACCAACTCAGGATCCTCGGCTCCACCATGGGCAGCAACCACGAGTTCAAAGAGATCGTCGCCCTCTTCAACAGCGGGGCGCTCCGCCCGGCGATCGATCAGGTCTTCGACGCCCGCGACGGCATCAGGGCATACGAGCGGATCGAGGCCGGCGAGCAGTTCGGCAAAATCGTGCTGCGTTGGGAGTAA
- a CDS encoding substrate-binding domain-containing protein, whose translation MLSLLRLRPPRHARGLLAIGCIVVAAAFVLSACDRKQPPGSNADQPKPLRIAVVPKGTTHEFWRTVHAGASRAAADLGVEMVFRGPEREDDRAQQISLVQNLIGSRRYDAIVLAPLDDRALVAPVREATAAGVPVVIFDSGLDESIVRPGSDFVCFVATDNKQGGRLAGDALAAAMGNTGKVLLLRYAEGSASTLLREQGFIDAISAHEGMTLVDPRRYAGATRATAQEAAENLLNAHPDIDGVFCSNESSTFGMLLALRSRGLAGKVKFVGFDSSETFIDALREGHMQSFVVQNPMRMGELALRAAVDHLRGTPVEPVIDTGVAIVSLENLDSPEIVGIIRPTLAPSGGTPSAPGSP comes from the coding sequence GTGCTCAGTCTCCTTCGCCTCCGACCGCCGCGTCACGCTCGCGGTCTACTTGCCATCGGCTGCATCGTCGTCGCCGCTGCGTTCGTGCTCTCGGCCTGCGATCGCAAGCAGCCCCCCGGCTCGAACGCCGACCAACCAAAGCCACTGCGTATCGCAGTCGTGCCCAAGGGCACCACTCACGAGTTCTGGCGCACTGTTCACGCAGGCGCGTCCCGTGCAGCCGCTGATCTCGGTGTTGAGATGGTCTTTCGCGGCCCGGAGAGGGAAGACGACAGGGCCCAGCAGATCTCGCTGGTCCAGAACCTCATCGGCTCACGCAGGTACGACGCGATCGTGCTCGCCCCGCTCGACGACCGCGCCCTAGTCGCTCCGGTGCGTGAAGCGACCGCCGCAGGCGTGCCTGTTGTGATCTTCGATTCGGGTCTGGATGAATCGATCGTTCGCCCCGGCTCCGACTTTGTCTGCTTCGTCGCGACCGACAACAAGCAGGGTGGTCGACTTGCCGGCGATGCGCTCGCCGCCGCGATGGGCAACACCGGCAAGGTGCTGCTGCTTCGCTACGCCGAGGGTTCGGCAAGCACGCTCCTCCGCGAGCAGGGATTCATAGATGCAATCTCGGCTCACGAGGGCATGACCCTCGTCGATCCGCGCCGATACGCCGGAGCCACCCGCGCAACAGCGCAGGAAGCCGCCGAGAACCTGCTCAACGCCCACCCGGATATCGACGGCGTCTTCTGCTCGAACGAGTCGTCAACCTTCGGCATGCTCCTCGCCCTCCGCTCGCGCGGACTCGCCGGCAAGGTCAAGTTTGTCGGCTTCGACTCCAGCGAGACATTCATCGACGCCCTCCGCGAAGGGCACATGCAGTCGTTCGTCGTCCAGAACCCCATGCGTATGGGTGAACTCGCTCTACGCGCAGCCGTCGATCACCTCCGAGGCACTCCCGTAGAGCCGGTGATCGATACCGGTGTCGCCATTGTCTCGCTTGAGAATCTCGATTCTCCTGAGATCGTCGGCATCATCCGCCCAACGCTCGCACCGAGCGGGGGCACACCATCGGCTCCCGGATCGCCATGA
- a CDS encoding L-rhamnose mutarotase, producing MAMFAQTIDLVDDPAMIEEYERRHMAVWPEVEGSLREIGIREMRIFRLGSRLFMVFETSDGFDPARDYQRYAADPRCREWDELMRQFQRPAPGAGPGEWWASMRQIYELRRE from the coding sequence ATGGCCATGTTCGCGCAAACGATCGACCTTGTCGATGATCCGGCGATGATCGAGGAGTATGAGCGGCGTCACATGGCCGTGTGGCCTGAGGTTGAGGGCTCGCTCAGGGAGATCGGGATCCGCGAGATGCGGATCTTTCGGCTGGGGAGTCGCTTGTTCATGGTGTTCGAGACGAGCGACGGCTTTGACCCGGCGAGGGATTACCAGCGGTATGCGGCTGATCCGCGATGCCGCGAGTGGGACGAGTTGATGCGCCAATTCCAGCGACCTGCTCCGGGCGCGGGGCCGGGGGAATGGTGGGCGTCGATGAGGCAGATCTACGAGTTGAGGCGGGAGTGA
- a CDS encoding ABC transporter permease, protein MIIPTRSNALALLRVLGPILGLGVVVLAFIVLAPGHPVTSADIRNITLQSSITGIGALGVAIVIVTGGIDLAVGSVVAVSCVATALALKEGASGPVAALLAISVATLAGSYTGLLTAAFRLPAFIVTLGAMGLWRGVAKWISGSTTVVPSTDGGLGSLVRLRHAGPWWQLSPASFIWLLLAITVALFLARTVAGRRFVAVGSNAEAARRCGIPVRRTRAAAYTLCGVFVGIAGVIQFARLTVGDPTVASGEELRMIAAVVIGGGSLRGGRVSISGTVAGVLLMSFLSNRSDVLGWPNYIQEIITGHIIIAAVIIDRFRSRSVATDAEGI, encoded by the coding sequence ATGATCATCCCGACACGGTCGAACGCTCTCGCCCTGCTCCGCGTGCTCGGGCCGATCCTCGGCCTCGGTGTTGTGGTTCTCGCGTTCATCGTCCTGGCACCCGGCCACCCCGTCACGAGCGCGGACATTCGCAACATCACGCTCCAATCCTCCATCACCGGGATCGGTGCGCTCGGTGTCGCGATCGTCATCGTCACCGGCGGCATCGATCTTGCCGTCGGTTCGGTCGTCGCCGTCTCGTGCGTCGCGACCGCGCTCGCGCTCAAGGAAGGAGCGAGCGGCCCCGTCGCCGCGTTGCTCGCAATCTCGGTCGCAACGCTTGCTGGCTCATACACCGGGCTCCTCACCGCTGCGTTTCGTCTCCCCGCGTTCATCGTGACCCTCGGCGCCATGGGGCTCTGGAGGGGCGTCGCCAAGTGGATCTCAGGAAGCACAACCGTCGTTCCGTCCACAGATGGCGGCCTCGGCTCGCTCGTCCGCCTCCGCCACGCGGGTCCGTGGTGGCAACTCTCGCCCGCGTCATTCATCTGGCTCCTGCTCGCGATCACTGTCGCCCTCTTTCTCGCAAGAACCGTCGCGGGTCGAAGATTCGTCGCCGTCGGCTCGAACGCCGAAGCCGCCAGAAGGTGTGGCATCCCCGTGCGACGCACACGCGCAGCCGCCTACACCCTCTGCGGCGTATTCGTCGGCATCGCGGGCGTCATCCAGTTCGCACGCCTCACCGTCGGCGATCCGACCGTCGCGTCCGGCGAAGAACTCCGCATGATCGCGGCCGTCGTGATCGGCGGGGGCTCCCTCCGGGGCGGACGCGTCTCGATATCGGGCACCGTCGCGGGCGTGCTGCTGATGTCATTCCTCTCCAACCGATCCGATGTGCTCGGCTGGCCCAACTACATCCAGGAGATCATCACCGGCCACATCATCATCGCCGCCGTGATCATCGATCGTTTCCGCTCGCGGAGCGTCGCAACAGACGCGGAGGGGATCTGA